A portion of the Bacteroides faecium genome contains these proteins:
- a CDS encoding FecR domain-containing protein: MDNTGKNTIEELLPRYCEGLTTEEERLQVETWMDESEENRRTAKQVHALYLATDTLHVMKKVDTEKALSRVKSRMTGKKKTMWWEWAQRAAAVLFIPLLVTLMVQHWGNDEQELAQMMEIKTNPGMTTSLTLPDGTLVFLNSESTLSYPSCFDGDTRNVNLQGEAYFEVAKNPEKKFIVSTSHQSQIEVLGTHFNVEAYEKENRVSATLVEGKIGFIYKCDNASKKVLMAPGQKLIYDSKDSKVQLYATSGESETAWKEGKIIFRNTPLEEGLRMLEKRYNVEFIIKNNRLKGDSFTGTFTNQRLERILEYFQLSSQIRWRYLDSPDITDEKSKIEIY, translated from the coding sequence ATGGATAATACAGGTAAAAATACGATAGAAGAACTGCTTCCCCGTTATTGTGAAGGACTGACAACGGAGGAAGAACGCCTGCAAGTCGAAACTTGGATGGATGAATCGGAAGAGAACCGGCGGACGGCAAAACAAGTTCATGCACTTTATTTGGCTACGGATACACTTCATGTTATGAAGAAAGTAGACACGGAGAAAGCTTTGTCAAGGGTAAAAAGCAGGATGACAGGTAAGAAGAAAACGATGTGGTGGGAATGGGCACAACGTGCGGCAGCAGTTCTGTTCATTCCACTTCTCGTCACTTTGATGGTGCAGCATTGGGGAAATGATGAGCAAGAGCTGGCACAAATGATGGAGATAAAGACTAATCCCGGAATGACTACTTCATTAACATTACCTGACGGTACACTTGTATTCTTGAATTCAGAATCAACACTAAGTTACCCGTCATGCTTCGACGGGGATACGCGAAACGTAAACTTACAGGGAGAAGCTTATTTCGAAGTAGCCAAGAATCCGGAAAAGAAGTTTATCGTTTCTACTTCCCATCAGTCGCAAATAGAAGTATTGGGTACTCATTTCAATGTAGAAGCATACGAAAAAGAAAATAGAGTTTCGGCCACATTGGTAGAAGGGAAAATCGGTTTTATCTATAAATGCGATAATGCTTCTAAGAAAGTATTAATGGCTCCCGGCCAAAAACTGATCTATGACTCGAAAGACAGTAAGGTACAACTTTATGCCACTTCCGGTGAATCGGAGACAGCTTGGAAGGAAGGTAAGATTATATTCAGAAACACTCCTTTGGAAGAAGGCTTGCGAATGTTGGAAAAACGGTATAATGTAGAGTTTATCATTAAAAACAATCGTTTGAAAGGAGATTCATTTACAGGTACATTCACCAACCAACGCCTGGAACGTATCCTTGAATACTTCCAGCTTTCTTCTCAAATCCGCTGGCGTTATCTTGATTCTCCGGATATAACAGATGAAAAGAGTAAGATTGAAATATATTGA
- a CDS encoding valine--tRNA ligase yields MELASKYNPADVEGKWYQYWLDNHLFSSKPDGREPYTIVIPPPNVTGVLHMGHMLNNTIQDILVRRARMEGKNACWVPGTDHASIATEAKVVNKLAAQGIKKTDLTRDEFLKHAWDWTDEHGGIILKQLRKLGASCDWDRTAFTMDEKRSESVLKVFVDLFNKGLIYRGVRMVNWDPKALTALSDEEVIYKEEHGKLYYLRYKVEGDAEGRYAVVATTRPETIMGDTAMCINPNDPKNAWLKGKKVIVPLVNRAIPVIEDDYVDIEFGTGCLKVTPAHDVNDYMLGEKYNLPSIDIFNDNGTLSEAAGMYIGMDRFDVRKQIEKDLEAAGLLEKTEAYTNKVGYSERTNVVIEPKLSMQWFLKMEHFADMALPPVMNDDLKFYPAKYKNTYRHWMENIKDWCISRQLWWGHRIPAYFLPEGGYVVAVTPEEALAKAKEKTGNAALTIDDFRQDEDCLDTWFSSWLWPISLFDGINNPGNEEIKYYYPTSDLVTGPDIIFFWVARMIMAGYEYEGQMPFKNVYFTGIVRDKQGRKMSKSLGNSPDPLELIERYGADGVRMGMMLAAPAGNDILFDDALCEQGRNFCNKIWNAFRLIKGWTVDDSLQATEAARLATHWFESKQNEVAAEVADLFKKYRLSEALMAVYKLFWDEFSSWYLEMIKPAYGQGIDRATYNATLCYLDNLLHLLHPFMPFITEELWQQMYERNAEEGESLMVSALNMDTYVDTNDVAQFEVVKDIISNIRSIRLQKNIAQKEALELQVLGENPVAEFNAVIQKMCNLSSIEVVENKAEGAASFMVGTTEFAVPLGNMIDVEAEIARMEAELKHKEGFLQGVLKKLSNEKFVNNAPAAVLEMERKKQADAESIINSLKESIAALKKA; encoded by the coding sequence ATGGAATTAGCAAGTAAGTACAATCCCGCTGACGTGGAAGGAAAGTGGTACCAGTATTGGCTGGACAATCATTTATTCAGTTCGAAACCCGATGGTCGTGAACCTTACACCATCGTCATTCCGCCCCCTAACGTCACTGGTGTGTTGCACATGGGACACATGCTTAATAATACCATCCAGGATATTTTGGTTCGCCGCGCCCGTATGGAAGGCAAGAATGCCTGCTGGGTGCCGGGGACTGACCATGCATCTATCGCCACTGAAGCGAAAGTCGTAAACAAACTCGCCGCTCAGGGCATCAAGAAAACCGACCTGACGCGTGACGAGTTCCTGAAACATGCCTGGGACTGGACAGACGAACACGGCGGCATCATCCTGAAACAGCTCCGCAAACTCGGTGCGTCCTGCGACTGGGATCGTACAGCCTTCACTATGGACGAGAAACGTAGCGAAAGCGTACTCAAAGTTTTCGTAGACCTGTTCAACAAAGGATTGATCTATCGTGGTGTCCGCATGGTAAACTGGGATCCTAAAGCACTGACCGCCCTTTCTGACGAGGAAGTTATCTACAAGGAAGAACATGGAAAACTGTATTATCTCCGTTACAAAGTAGAAGGTGACGCAGAAGGCCGCTATGCAGTAGTGGCAACTACCCGTCCCGAAACAATCATGGGAGATACGGCAATGTGTATCAACCCGAACGACCCGAAGAATGCATGGCTGAAAGGAAAGAAAGTAATCGTTCCGTTGGTGAACCGTGCCATCCCGGTGATTGAAGACGACTATGTAGACATCGAATTTGGTACAGGTTGCCTGAAAGTGACTCCGGCTCATGATGTAAACGACTATATGTTGGGTGAAAAATACAATCTGCCCAGCATCGACATCTTCAACGATAACGGTACATTGAGCGAAGCTGCCGGCATGTATATCGGAATGGATCGTTTCGATGTCCGTAAGCAAATCGAAAAAGATCTTGAAGCCGCCGGCTTGTTGGAAAAGACGGAAGCCTATACGAATAAGGTAGGATATTCCGAACGTACGAATGTAGTGATCGAACCGAAACTGTCTATGCAGTGGTTCCTCAAAATGGAGCATTTTGCAGATATGGCATTGCCGCCTGTAATGAACGACGACCTGAAGTTCTATCCTGCAAAATATAAGAATACTTACCGTCACTGGATGGAGAACATCAAAGACTGGTGTATCAGTCGTCAGTTGTGGTGGGGACACCGTATTCCTGCTTACTTCCTGCCCGAAGGCGGTTATGTGGTAGCCGTTACTCCCGAAGAAGCTTTGGCAAAAGCCAAAGAAAAGACAGGTAACGCAGCCCTGACAATAGACGATTTCCGTCAGGATGAAGACTGTTTGGATACCTGGTTCTCTTCCTGGCTGTGGCCTATCTCTCTGTTCGACGGAATCAACAACCCGGGCAATGAAGAAATCAAATACTACTATCCGACAAGTGACCTGGTGACAGGGCCGGATATTATCTTTTTCTGGGTAGCCCGCATGATTATGGCAGGTTATGAGTACGAAGGACAGATGCCGTTCAAGAACGTTTATTTCACAGGTATCGTTCGCGACAAGCAGGGACGTAAGATGTCCAAGTCGCTCGGTAACTCTCCCGACCCGTTGGAACTGATTGAAAGGTATGGTGCGGACGGTGTACGTATGGGTATGATGCTTGCGGCTCCTGCCGGAAACGATATCCTTTTCGACGACGCGCTTTGCGAGCAGGGACGTAACTTCTGCAACAAGATATGGAATGCTTTCCGCCTGATTAAAGGATGGACAGTTGACGATAGCCTTCAAGCCACAGAAGCGGCAAGACTGGCTACCCACTGGTTCGAGTCCAAACAGAACGAAGTAGCGGCAGAAGTGGCAGACTTGTTCAAGAAGTACCGTTTGAGCGAAGCATTGATGGCTGTTTATAAATTATTCTGGGATGAATTCTCTTCCTGGTATCTGGAAATGATTAAACCCGCTTACGGACAAGGCATTGACCGTGCTACCTATAACGCTACCCTCTGTTATTTGGATAACTTGTTGCATCTTCTCCATCCGTTTATGCCGTTTATCACCGAAGAGTTATGGCAACAGATGTATGAACGCAATGCAGAAGAGGGAGAAAGTTTGATGGTGAGTGCTTTAAATATGGATACATATGTTGATACCAACGATGTTGCACAGTTTGAAGTCGTTAAAGATATCATCAGTAATATCCGCAGCATCCGTCTTCAGAAGAATATAGCACAGAAAGAAGCGCTTGAGTTGCAAGTATTGGGTGAGAATCCGGTTGCAGAATTCAATGCGGTCATTCAGAAGATGTGCAATCTTTCTTCTATTGAGGTGGTTGAAAACAAGGCGGAAGGTGCCGCATCTTTCATGGTCGGCACGACAGAATTTGCCGTACCTTTGGGCAATATGATTGATGTAGAAGCAGAAATCGCCCGTATGGAAGCCGAATTGAAACACAAAGAAGGGTTCTTGCAGGGAGTGTTGAAGAAACTCAGCAACGAGAAGTTTGTTAATAATGCTCCGGCAGCCGTTCTAGAAATGGAACGCAAGAAACAGGCGGACGCTGAAAGTATCATCAACTCTTTGAAGGAAAGTATTGCTGCTTTGAAGAAAGCATAA
- the mazG gene encoding nucleoside triphosphate pyrophosphohydrolase has translation MSHTRQEQMEAFGRFLDILDELRVKCPWDRKQTNESLRPNTIEETYELCDALMRDDKKDICKELGDVLLHVAFYAKIGSETGDFDIKDVCDKLCDKLIFRHPHVFGEVKAETAGEVSENWEQLKLKEKDGNKSVLSGVPAALPSLIKAYRMQDKARNVGFDWEEREQVWDKVKEEIGEFQEEVANMDKDKAEAEFGDVMFSLINAARLYKINPDNALERTNQKFIRRFNYLEEHTIKEGKNLKDMTLGEMDAIWNEAKKKGL, from the coding sequence ATGTCACATACCAGACAAGAACAGATGGAAGCTTTCGGACGCTTCCTGGATATTCTCGACGAACTGCGTGTCAAATGTCCCTGGGATCGCAAACAGACGAATGAGAGCCTGCGTCCCAATACGATAGAAGAGACTTATGAACTTTGCGACGCATTGATGAGAGATGATAAAAAAGACATTTGCAAAGAATTGGGAGACGTATTGCTGCACGTTGCTTTCTACGCCAAGATAGGTTCGGAAACAGGAGATTTCGACATTAAAGATGTTTGCGACAAGCTATGCGACAAACTGATTTTCCGTCATCCCCACGTATTTGGAGAAGTGAAAGCTGAAACGGCAGGAGAGGTATCCGAGAACTGGGAACAGTTGAAATTAAAAGAAAAAGATGGTAATAAGAGTGTATTGAGCGGTGTTCCCGCTGCCCTGCCCTCACTTATCAAAGCGTACCGCATGCAGGACAAAGCCCGCAACGTAGGCTTCGACTGGGAAGAACGCGAACAGGTTTGGGATAAGGTGAAAGAAGAAATCGGAGAGTTTCAGGAAGAGGTAGCCAATATGGATAAGGATAAGGCGGAAGCCGAATTCGGAGATGTCATGTTCAGCCTTATCAATGCGGCACGCCTTTATAAGATTAATCCCGACAATGCACTGGAACGTACCAATCAGAAGTTTATCCGCCGCTTCAATTATCTGGAAGAACATACCATCAAAGAGGGAAAGAACCTGAAAGACATGACTCTTGGAGAGATGGATGCCATTTGGAATGAAGCAAAGAAAAAGGGGCTGTAA
- a CDS encoding RNA polymerase sigma-70 factor, which translates to MKETYQSNNDFLLSAVQHGDLKAFDILFRRYYPILCAYGHRFVDLEDAEEIVEDSLLWIWENRETLVIESSLNSYLFKMVYRRALNKLAHIDATQRADTRFYEEMQEMLQDTDYYQVEELTKRIEEAVAALPESYREAFVMHRFRDMSYKEIAETLGVSPKTIDYRIQQALKQLRVDLKDYLPLLLPLLFP; encoded by the coding sequence ATGAAAGAAACCTACCAATCAAACAACGATTTCCTGTTATCAGCCGTCCAACACGGGGACTTGAAAGCATTCGACATACTGTTTCGGAGATATTATCCGATATTGTGTGCGTATGGTCACCGGTTTGTCGACTTGGAAGATGCGGAAGAGATTGTGGAAGATTCTCTTTTATGGATTTGGGAAAATCGGGAAACACTGGTTATTGAATCTTCTCTGAACTCCTACCTTTTTAAGATGGTGTACCGCAGGGCTTTAAACAAGCTCGCGCATATTGACGCCACCCAACGAGCCGACACCCGTTTCTATGAAGAAATGCAGGAAATGCTGCAAGATACAGACTACTACCAGGTTGAAGAACTCACCAAACGGATTGAGGAAGCTGTCGCGGCACTGCCCGAAAGCTATCGGGAAGCCTTCGTGATGCACCGTTTCCGGGACATGAGCTACAAAGAGATTGCGGAGACACTGGGTGTATCACCAAAAACGATAGATTACCGCATTCAGCAGGCATTAAAGCAACTGCGTGTGGATTTGAAGGATTACCTTCCGTTACTACTACCACTTTTATTTCCTTGA
- a CDS encoding sensor histidine kinase: MKQALRIISFLGLFLIIEGILSPVSARDESSNKEVLVLNSINFNLPWAKNFYWYVHDALQKKGISAKAESLCVPALANEMEAKAVVDHLRQKYPVPPAAVVLIGDPGWIVCRELFDDVWKDVPVIVTNARDHLPASLDILLSHAPLTETNSVPGEEWRRGYNMTILKQHYYAKETIELIYQLIPDMERVAFISDDRYISEETRRDVKEAVEKNFPDLQLDLLSTTHLSTEMLLDTLRSYKPNTGIIYYSWFESHNENDNNYLFDHIQEIITNFIPSPLFLLSPEDLSNNTYAGGYYVSTESFCDSLLETLERILNGEQARNIPGRVGGEGSAYLCYPVLKSYNIPSYLYPKDAFYVNEPKTFFQQYRTEILSGAIFLFVLVAAITYYIRLLRKAYSRLHEAMEKAEQANQLKSAFLANMSHEIRTPLNAIVGFSNMLPEIEDRAKMREYADIIETNTDLLLQLINDILDLSKIEAGTFDFCPSLIDVNQTLTEIEQSMQLRLKSDTVTFTFTERLPECTFYIDKNRLMQLLSNFAINAIKFTKVGNIRMGYRMVDAGTICFYVSDTGCGMSHEQCAHVFERFVKYNPFIQGTGLGLSICHTIVDRLKGKIGVDSKEGEGSTFWFTLPYRKE, from the coding sequence ATGAAACAAGCGCTACGGATTATCTCATTTCTCGGATTATTCCTTATTATCGAGGGAATCTTATCGCCCGTGTCCGCTCGGGACGAAAGTTCAAATAAAGAAGTACTGGTATTGAACTCCATTAATTTTAATCTTCCCTGGGCTAAAAACTTTTATTGGTATGTGCACGATGCCCTTCAGAAAAAAGGCATCTCTGCCAAAGCGGAGTCACTTTGTGTACCTGCTTTAGCGAACGAGATGGAAGCAAAGGCCGTAGTCGACCATTTGCGCCAGAAATATCCTGTGCCGCCCGCAGCCGTTGTATTGATTGGAGATCCGGGATGGATTGTATGCCGCGAACTGTTTGATGATGTTTGGAAAGATGTCCCGGTGATTGTGACAAATGCCCGCGACCATTTGCCTGCATCTCTGGATATTCTGTTGTCTCATGCCCCACTGACGGAAACGAACAGCGTCCCCGGTGAAGAATGGAGACGGGGATATAACATGACAATCTTAAAGCAGCATTATTATGCCAAGGAAACAATCGAACTGATTTATCAACTGATACCTGATATGGAGCGGGTGGCATTCATCTCAGATGACAGATATATCAGTGAGGAAACCCGTAGAGACGTAAAAGAAGCGGTAGAGAAAAACTTCCCTGACTTGCAACTGGATCTTCTTTCCACCACCCACTTGTCGACAGAAATGCTACTGGATACTTTACGCAGTTATAAACCGAATACGGGAATCATCTATTATTCATGGTTTGAGTCGCACAACGAAAACGATAACAACTACCTTTTCGACCATATCCAGGAGATTATCACCAATTTCATTCCGTCCCCTCTGTTCCTGCTTTCTCCCGAAGACCTGTCGAACAATACTTATGCCGGTGGCTATTATGTTTCAACTGAATCTTTTTGTGATTCCTTGTTAGAAACCCTTGAACGCATATTGAATGGAGAGCAAGCGCGGAATATCCCGGGCAGAGTGGGTGGGGAAGGAAGTGCTTATCTCTGTTATCCGGTGTTGAAATCTTACAATATCCCTTCATACCTTTATCCGAAGGATGCTTTTTACGTCAATGAACCCAAAACTTTTTTCCAGCAATATCGTACCGAAATCCTTTCCGGTGCCATTTTCTTATTTGTGTTGGTCGCCGCTATTACCTATTATATCCGCCTTCTTCGGAAAGCATATAGCCGCCTGCACGAAGCGATGGAGAAAGCAGAGCAGGCCAACCAACTGAAATCCGCTTTCCTTGCCAATATGAGCCACGAGATACGTACGCCATTAAATGCGATTGTCGGTTTCTCAAATATGCTTCCCGAAATAGAAGACCGCGCAAAGATGCGCGAATATGCGGACATCATCGAAACCAATACAGACCTGTTGCTCCAATTGATTAATGATATTCTGGACTTATCGAAGATTGAGGCGGGAACATTCGACTTCTGCCCTTCATTAATTGATGTGAATCAGACTCTGACGGAAATCGAGCAGAGTATGCAGTTGCGTCTGAAAAGCGACACTGTTACTTTCACATTTACCGAACGGTTACCGGAATGTACTTTTTATATAGATAAGAACCGTCTGATGCAATTACTTTCCAACTTCGCAATCAACGCGATCAAATTTACTAAGGTGGGAAATATCCGTATGGGATACCGCATGGTAGATGCCGGAACGATTTGTTTTTATGTGTCGGATACCGGCTGTGGAATGTCGCATGAGCAATGCGCCCATGTATTCGAGCGATTTGTGAAATACAATCCTTTCATACAAGGCACGGGATTGGGACTTTCTATTTGCCATACGATTGTTGACCGTTTGAAAGGAAAAATAGGAGTGGACTCAAAAGAAGGCGAAGGCTCTACTTTTTGGTTTACTCTGCCTTACCGGAAGGAATAA
- a CDS encoding RNA polymerase sigma factor: protein MTPYNEREVLKLLQEESTQRQGFEMIVAQYSEQLYWQIRRMVLSHEDANDLLQNTFIKAWTNIDYFRAEAKLSTWLYRIALNECLTFLNKQRAMTTVAIDDPEAMVVQKLESDPYFSGDQVQLCLQKALMTLPEKQRMVFNLKYYQEMKYEEMSEVFGTSVGALKASYHHAVKKIEKFLEEID, encoded by the coding sequence ATGACCCCTTATAACGAACGCGAAGTTCTGAAACTTCTTCAAGAGGAGAGTACCCAGCGGCAAGGATTCGAGATGATTGTGGCGCAGTATAGCGAGCAATTATATTGGCAAATCCGCCGGATGGTGCTGTCGCATGAGGATGCGAACGATCTCCTGCAAAACACGTTCATCAAGGCATGGACAAATATCGACTATTTCCGCGCCGAGGCGAAGCTGTCTACCTGGCTCTATCGCATCGCGCTGAACGAATGTCTCACTTTCCTGAACAAACAACGTGCCATGACTACCGTTGCCATCGACGACCCGGAAGCAATGGTGGTGCAGAAGCTGGAAAGCGACCCGTACTTTTCGGGCGACCAGGTGCAACTGTGTTTACAGAAAGCATTGATGACCCTGCCGGAAAAACAACGCATGGTATTCAACCTGAAGTACTATCAGGAAATGAAATACGAAGAGATGTCGGAAGTATTCGGTACGTCGGTTGGCGCATTGAAAGCATCTTACCATCATGCGGTGAAGAAAATAGAGAAGTTTTTAGAAGAAATTGATTAA
- a CDS encoding DUF3810 domain-containing protein: MMKRWLKNRHIVLGVLLLLVWMTQLIPALATVYSHTIYPFISYGLSAISNLFPFAIGDLFIFLSIIGVIVYPFYGRFRKKLPWKRVLLRDGEYLLWIYVWFYLAWGLNYSQKNFYQRTEIPYTAYTPENFKEFVNDYITQLNRSYTPVNSINQDLVREETVRLYNQLSDSLRVHRPPHESPKVKTMLFTPFISMVGVTGSMGPFFCEFTLNGDLLPANYPATYAHELAHLLGITSEAEANFYAYQVCTRSQAMGIRFSGYFSVFGHVLRNAQRLLSEEEYTQLFNRIRPEIIQLAKDNQAYWSAKYSPVVGTVQDWIYDLYLKGNKIESGRQNYSEVVGLLISYREWKKQIR; encoded by the coding sequence ATGATGAAACGGTGGTTGAAAAATAGACATATAGTATTGGGAGTATTACTGCTTTTAGTATGGATGACGCAGTTGATTCCTGCTTTGGCAACCGTATATTCTCATACAATCTATCCCTTTATTTCTTATGGTTTATCGGCTATTTCCAATCTATTCCCTTTTGCGATAGGAGATTTATTTATCTTCCTCAGTATCATAGGGGTTATCGTTTATCCTTTTTACGGTCGTTTCCGCAAGAAATTGCCTTGGAAGAGAGTTTTATTACGTGACGGAGAATACCTGTTATGGATTTACGTGTGGTTCTATCTTGCCTGGGGACTCAATTATTCCCAAAAGAACTTTTATCAGCGGACTGAGATTCCTTATACAGCCTATACGCCGGAGAATTTTAAAGAGTTTGTGAATGATTATATCACGCAACTCAATCGTTCCTATACTCCGGTAAATAGTATCAATCAGGATTTGGTACGTGAAGAAACCGTACGGCTATACAATCAGTTAAGCGACAGCCTTCGTGTGCACCGTCCGCCACACGAATCTCCTAAAGTAAAGACTATGCTGTTTACCCCGTTTATTTCAATGGTGGGCGTAACCGGCAGCATGGGGCCTTTCTTCTGTGAGTTTACTTTGAACGGGGATTTGCTTCCCGCTAACTATCCGGCCACTTATGCTCACGAACTGGCGCATCTGCTGGGTATTACAAGCGAAGCGGAAGCCAATTTCTATGCTTATCAGGTTTGTACCCGTTCTCAAGCTATGGGGATTCGTTTCTCTGGTTATTTCTCGGTATTCGGTCATGTACTGCGAAATGCGCAGAGACTACTTTCCGAAGAAGAATATACGCAGCTTTTCAATCGTATCCGCCCGGAAATCATCCAACTGGCAAAAGATAATCAAGCGTATTGGTCAGCCAAGTATAGCCCGGTAGTGGGTACTGTACAGGATTGGATATACGACCTTTATCTGAAAGGGAATAAGATAGAAAGCGGTCGGCAGAACTATTCGGAAGTGGTAGGACTGCTGATTTCTTATCGGGAGTGGAAAAAACAAATTAGATAA